CGTGCTCTTCGTGTCCTTTGTGTCCTTCGTGACAAAAATCGAATGCTCATGGATCACGCCGCGCCGGCGGGGGTTTTGCCCTCGGCTTCGATTTTGGTGACGGCCTCGTCAAACTCGCTCATCTTCGCGGCGATGACGGGGGCTTCGTCGAACTGGCCGGTGAGCGACTCGATCGTCTTCAGGCCGTTGCCGGTGATGCTGACGCAGATCGACTCGTTGCTCGGCAGCTTGCCTTGCTGGATCAGCTTGATGGCGCAGGCGAGGGTCGTGCCGCCCGCGGGCTCGGTGAAGACGCCTTCGGTGCGGGCGAGCAGCTTGACGGCGTCGATGATTTCCGCGTCGCTGGCCATGGCGGCCGAGCCGCCGGTGGAGCGGACCGCGTCGATGACGTAAGGCCCGTCGGCCGGGTTGCCGATGGCAATGCTCTTGGCGATCGTGTTCGGCTTCTGCGGCTTGAAGTCGTCCCAGCCGTTCTGGATCGCTTCGACCACGGGGCTGCACCCTTGCGCCTGCGCGGCGTGCATGTGGCCGCCTTCGTCGGCGACGAGGCCGAGCTTGACCAACTCGCGGTAGGCCTTGTGAATCTTGGGCAGGATCGTGCCCCCGGCCACGGGGACAACGGTGTGCTGGGGCAGCTTCCAGCCGAGCTGCTCGGCGATCTCGTAGCCGTGCGTCTTCGCGCCTTCGGTGTAGAAGGGGCGGAGGTTGACGTTGACGATGGCCCAGTTGTACTTGTCTGCGATCTGCGAGCAGAGTCGGTTGACGTCGTCGTAGTTGCCCTGGATCTTGATCATCTTCGGGCCGAACACCTGCGTGCCGACGATCTTGCCCTCTTCCAGATCGTGGGGGACCATGACGAAGGCTTTCACGCCCGCCATCGCGGCGTGGGCGGCGACGGAGTGGGCGAGGTTGCCCGTGCTCGCGCAGCCGACCGTGTCGAAGCCGAACTCGACGGCCTTGGTGATGGCGACGGAAACGACGCGGTCTTTATAGGAGTAGCTCGGGTAGTTGGCCGAGTCGTCCTTGATGTACAGCTCTTTGACGCCCAGCTCGGCGGCGAGACGGTCGGCCTTGATGAAGGGGGTCAGGCCCGACTTGAAGCCGGCCTTGGGCTCGCCCTCGATCGGCAGCAGGTCTTTATAGCGCCAAAGCGATCGCGGGCCGGCCTCGATCGACTCGCGGGTGACGGCGCCTTTCATCCGGTCGTAGTCGTACGCCACCTCGACGGGACCGAAGTCGTCGTCGCAGAGGGTGCGTGGCTCGATCGGGTAGTCCTTGCCACATTCCTTACATCGCAGTGAAATCACATAGCTCATGCTGTTTCTCCCGTCGTCGGCACGGTTGGGACACAAAAAAACCCCACTTGTTTGACAAGAGGGGGCGTTCGCCTGGGCGTGCATTGGCCGGGACTTCAGCCGCCTCCTATCTTCCTCAAACGTGTTCGGTGCGGCAGCGGTTCCTGTGAACCCTGCGACCGATTGCACGTCGAGCGGGAATTCGCACCTTTCCGGCTCGCGACGGCGATGGTTCCAATCATCACCTGCGATCCGGGCGGTTGCGGTGGCTTCAGCGGGCCCGTCCCTCAGCCACTCTCGATAAGACGCGTGGGGCTATTCAATTGTCGAGCCGTTTATCTTACAGGTCTCGCCATGCATCGTCAACGACCATCCACACCCACGCCCACGCCCCCCCAAGCCTCAAGCCCCAAGCCCCCTTTCCCCCAGTCAGGAATGTCGCACTCGACACGGCCGGGGAAAACGGCTATTCTATTGGGCTCGCGGTAGCGGGCCTGCGCCTGCGCCGCCTGCGGGCAGCCGCCCGAATTGACCCGAACGAACCGTAAACGCCCTTAAACGAGCGAGTTGCCGCTATGAGCGACGCCATCCTCCAGGCTATCCAGAAAGAACAGCTCAAGACCGATCTGCCCGAGATCAACATCGGCGACACCGTCGACGTGCACGTGCGGATCATCGAAGGCTCGAAAGAACGCATTCAGGTGTTCACCGGCGTGGTGATCGGCATGAAGGGCGCGGGCCTGGAGCGGACCTTCACGGTCCGCCGCATCGTCGCCAACGAGGGCGTCGAGCGTGTGTTCCCGCTGCACTCGCCGCGCATCGCGACGATTGAGGTCAAGCGACAGAGTCACACCCGCCGTGCGAAGCTTTACTACCTGCGTGACCGCGTGGGCAAGAAGCGTCGCCTGGCCGACCGTCGTCGCGGCCTGGGTCGCACGGAGTCGAAGAAGGATCAGGCCATCGCCGTGCCTGGCGAAGAGACCGCTCCCGCCGAGCCGACGCAGCCTGAGAACGAGACCGCCGAGGCGGGCAGCGCGAAGCAGTAATGCTGCTCGTTGGCTGACCGCAGTTCCATTCGCAACCACTGAACGCCCCGCCAGCCTGGTGGGGCGTTCTTGTTACCATTTCCCTGCCATGAGCAACACACCCCCCGCGCAAGCCCCCGAGCCGTCCGAATCCAGCCTCATCGCCGATCGGCGAAACAAGCTCAACCGCCTTCGCGATGAGTTCAACGTCGACCCGTTCGGCCAGCGCGTGGACAACCTTCTCACCCTCACCGACGCCCGCGAGCAGTATGACCCCGCCGCTGACGAAGCCCACAAAGCCGACGCGGACAACGACGCCCGCCCGCGCGTCCGCGTCGCCGGCCGCGTCATGCAGCATCGCGTGATGGGCAACCTCATCTTCATGCAGCTACGCGATGCGACCGGCGACCTCCAAGCGGCGGTGTCGAAGAAGCTCGTCGGCCCGGACCGGTTCAAGCAGGCGAAGCTCGCGGACCTGTCCGACATCGTCGTCATCGAAGGCGCACTGGCGACCACCAAGACCGGCGAAGTCACCGTCTGGGCGGAGGGCGAGCTGGGGTATCAGATTGCTTCGAAGAGCCTCGCGCCGCCGCCGGGCAAGTGGGTGGGGCATGGCTTTAAGGATGCCGAGCAACGCTATCGCAAGCGGTACGTCGACCTTTACGCGAACCCGCATGTGATGAAGACGATGCAGCTGCGCATTCGCATCATTGATGAAATTCGCGATTACTTCCGTAGCAGGGGGTATCTCGAAGTCGAAACGCCGATGCTTCAGTCGGTGCACGGCGGGGCCGCGGCTCGGCCGTTCACCACGCACCATAATGCGCTGGACCTGCCGCTGTACCTGCGCATCGCGCCCGAGCTGTACCTCAAGCGACTGCTCGTCGGCGGGATGCCCAAGGTCTTCGAAATCAACCGCAACTTCCGCAACGAAGGCATCAGCCCGCGACATAACCCCGAGTTCACCATGCTCGAAGCGTACGAAGCGTTCGGGTCGTGGGAGACGATGGCGGAGCTGGTCGAAGACATGATCTGCACCATCGCGGAGAAGGTGCTCGGCACGCTGAAGATTGAGCATGGCGGGGGGGAAGCCTCTGATGACGCGGGGAACAACACCAAGACGCCAAGTCGCCAAGACGCCAAGAAAGTCATCAACCTTGAGCGCCCTTGGCGACGGGTCCGCATGGATGTACTCGTCGAAGAACGAACGGGTTGGAAGTTTGACAAGAGACCATTACAGGACGCACACCCTTCGTTATTACAGTTTTTGGTTTTTGGGGAGAATATTCGTTCTAAGAAACTAGCGGAGTTGATGATTAGTTCAGATGAACATAAGGAAGCACTCCTTAAGAACCGCGCCGTATTCGTTGAAGAGCAACTAAAAGCACTCTCGCCGGCGGAGCAACTGGTCGAGGTGTATGAGAAGCTCGTCGAGCCAACGTTGATCGATCCGACGTTTGTGACGCACGTGCCGAGCGTGGTGATTCCGCTGGCGAAGGAAAACAAGGACGACCCGTTTTTCGCGGACGTGTACGAACTGGCGATCAACGGCGTTGAGATCAGCCCCGGCTACACCGAGTTGAATGACCCCGATGTGCAGGAGAAGCACTTCCGCCACCAGGTGGGCGATCGTGAAGAGCAGCAGCAGGTGGATGAAGATTTTCTCGAGGCGCTGCGCGTCGGCATGCCCCCGGCGGGCGGGATCGGGTTAGGCATCGATCGACTGGTGATGATGCTGCTTGGCGCGGAGAGCATCCGCGACGTGGTGCTGTTCCCACTGATGCGGCCGGTGAAGTCACAGAAAGAATCCGAGGGGTGAAGATGCAACGCCAAGTCGCCAAGTCGCCAAGTCGCCAAGCAGAGCCGAGCCAGGAAGTGGATGAACTGGCAAGGCAGGTGATCGGTGCGGCGATTGAAGTGCATCGCACGTTGGGGCCCGGTTTTCCGGAGTCGGTATACGAAGAAGCTTTATGCGTGGAGTTGGCGGAGCGCGACATTCCGTTTGTTCGGCAGCCCATCATTGAGGTGCACTACAAGGGTCGGCGTGTTGGCGAAGGTCGGCTCGACCTCTGGATTGATAAGAAGCTCATCGTGGAATTGAAAGCTGTGGAGCAGGT
The Phycisphaerales bacterium AB-hyl4 genome window above contains:
- a CDS encoding GxxExxY protein, with the protein product MQRQVAKSPSRQAEPSQEVDELARQVIGAAIEVHRTLGPGFPESVYEEALCVELAERDIPFVRQPIIEVHYKGRRVGEGRLDLWIDKKLIVELKAVEQVLPKHRAQGKANLCATGNELALVINFNEAILKDGIHRVILTNPG
- the lysS gene encoding lysine--tRNA ligase gives rise to the protein MSNTPPAQAPEPSESSLIADRRNKLNRLRDEFNVDPFGQRVDNLLTLTDAREQYDPAADEAHKADADNDARPRVRVAGRVMQHRVMGNLIFMQLRDATGDLQAAVSKKLVGPDRFKQAKLADLSDIVVIEGALATTKTGEVTVWAEGELGYQIASKSLAPPPGKWVGHGFKDAEQRYRKRYVDLYANPHVMKTMQLRIRIIDEIRDYFRSRGYLEVETPMLQSVHGGAAARPFTTHHNALDLPLYLRIAPELYLKRLLVGGMPKVFEINRNFRNEGISPRHNPEFTMLEAYEAFGSWETMAELVEDMICTIAEKVLGTLKIEHGGGEASDDAGNNTKTPSRQDAKKVINLERPWRRVRMDVLVEERTGWKFDKRPLQDAHPSLLQFLVFGENIRSKKLAELMISSDEHKEALLKNRAVFVEEQLKALSPAEQLVEVYEKLVEPTLIDPTFVTHVPSVVIPLAKENKDDPFFADVYELAINGVEISPGYTELNDPDVQEKHFRHQVGDREEQQQVDEDFLEALRVGMPPAGGIGLGIDRLVMMLLGAESIRDVVLFPLMRPVKSQKESEG
- the thrC gene encoding threonine synthase; amino-acid sequence: MSYVISLRCKECGKDYPIEPRTLCDDDFGPVEVAYDYDRMKGAVTRESIEAGPRSLWRYKDLLPIEGEPKAGFKSGLTPFIKADRLAAELGVKELYIKDDSANYPSYSYKDRVVSVAITKAVEFGFDTVGCASTGNLAHSVAAHAAMAGVKAFVMVPHDLEEGKIVGTQVFGPKMIKIQGNYDDVNRLCSQIADKYNWAIVNVNLRPFYTEGAKTHGYEIAEQLGWKLPQHTVVPVAGGTILPKIHKAYRELVKLGLVADEGGHMHAAQAQGCSPVVEAIQNGWDDFKPQKPNTIAKSIAIGNPADGPYVIDAVRSTGGSAAMASDAEIIDAVKLLARTEGVFTEPAGGTTLACAIKLIQQGKLPSNESICVSITGNGLKTIESLTGQFDEAPVIAAKMSEFDEAVTKIEAEGKTPAGAA